In Thermodesulfobacteriota bacterium, a single genomic region encodes these proteins:
- a CDS encoding LON peptidase substrate-binding domain-containing protein: MPMFFRIDDEKKQEIMKITLLPLRDVVIFPYMVAPLFVGREKSIRALEEAMKKDKEILLAAQKDANTNDPKEEDIHR, translated from the coding sequence ATGCCAATGTTCTTTAGAATTGATGACGAAAAAAAACAAGAAATAATGAAGATTACACTTCTACCCCTGAGAGATGTTGTGATTTTTCCCTATATGGTAGCGCCGCTTTTTGTGGGTCGTGAGAAGTCTATACGCGCGCTGGAAGAGGCGATGAAAAAGGATAAGGAGATCCTTCTCGCTGCTCAAAAGGATGCAAACACAAACGATCCTAAAGAAGAGGATATTCACAGGAT